A DNA window from Callospermophilus lateralis isolate mCalLat2 chromosome X, mCalLat2.hap1, whole genome shotgun sequence contains the following coding sequences:
- the Dynlt3 gene encoding dynein light chain Tctex-type 3: MEEYHRHCDEVGFNADEAHNIVKECVDGVLGGEDYNQNNINQWTASIVEQSLTHLVKLGKAYKYIVTCAVVQRSAYGFHTASSCFWDTTSDGTCTVRWENRTMNCIVNVFAIAIVL; this comes from the exons GTTGGTTTCAATGCTGATGAAGCCCACAATATCGTCAAAGAG TGTGTGGATGGGGTCTTAGGAGGTGAGGATTATAATCAGAACAACATCAACCAGTGGACTGCAAGCATAGTGGAGCAGTCCCTAACACATTTGGTTAAGCTGGGAAAGGCTTATAAATATATTG TGACCTGTGCAGTGGTCCAGAGGAGTGCATATGGCTTCCACACTGCCAGCTCATGTTTTTGGGATACCACATCTGATG GAACCTGTACTGTAAGATGGGAGAACCGAACCATGAACTGCATTGTTAATGTTTTTGCCATTGCAATTGTCCTGTAA